From a single Clostridium isatidis genomic region:
- the plsX gene encoding phosphate acyltransferase PlsX, with amino-acid sequence MKIAIDGMGGDNAPQAVVEGVVSALKEYSGIEYYITGPKEKIEEELNKYKYDKNLVKIIDAREVVSTNEHPVMALKKKKDSSIYKALKLVKDKECDAIISAGSTGAFLAGCTLVVGRIKGIERPALAPIMPGKNGHFMIIDAGANVDCKPSYLVQFAKMGKVYFKEVMKKDNPSIGLVNIGEEEEKGNELTKNAYKLLKEEAKLNFVGNIEPRETSKGDVDVLVCDGFVGNTLLKMYEGVAMTLLKIIKEEILSSGLMGKLGALLLKPVFSNIKKKFDYTEVGGAPFLGVDGICIKAHGSSDGKAFKNAINQTKKFYDNNVLEKIKLELQNNM; translated from the coding sequence ATGAAAATAGCTATTGATGGCATGGGTGGAGATAATGCACCCCAAGCTGTAGTCGAAGGCGTAGTTAGCGCTTTAAAAGAATACAGTGGAATAGAATACTATATAACAGGTCCTAAAGAAAAAATTGAAGAAGAACTAAATAAATATAAGTATGATAAAAATCTAGTAAAAATTATAGATGCCAGAGAAGTAGTTTCAACAAATGAACATCCTGTAATGGCACTAAAGAAAAAGAAAGATTCCAGTATATATAAAGCATTAAAGTTAGTAAAAGATAAGGAATGTGATGCGATAATTTCAGCTGGAAGCACTGGAGCTTTTTTAGCTGGCTGCACATTAGTTGTAGGTAGAATTAAAGGCATTGAAAGACCGGCTTTAGCACCTATAATGCCAGGAAAAAATGGTCATTTTATGATAATTGATGCTGGAGCTAATGTTGATTGTAAGCCAAGTTATTTGGTTCAGTTTGCTAAGATGGGAAAAGTATATTTTAAAGAAGTAATGAAGAAAGATAATCCATCTATAGGTCTTGTAAATATTGGAGAAGAAGAAGAAAAAGGAAATGAACTAACCAAAAACGCTTATAAACTACTAAAAGAAGAAGCGAAGCTTAACTTTGTAGGAAATATAGAGCCACGCGAGACTTCTAAGGGTGATGTTGACGTTTTAGTATGTGATGGATTTGTGGGTAATACATTATTAAAAATGTATGAAGGTGTTGCCATGACTTTATTAAAGATAATAAAAGAAGAGATTTTATCTTCTGGCTTAATGGGTAAACTTGGAGCGCTTTTATTAAAACCAGTATTTAGCAATATAAAAAAGAAATTTGATTATACTGAAGTAGGAGGGGCTCCCTTCCTAGGTGTTGATGGAATATGCATTAAAGCTCATGGAAGTTCTGATGGAAAAGCTTTTAAAAATGCTATTAATCAAACAAAGAAGTTCTATGATAATAATGTATTAGAAAAGATTAAATTAGAGCTTCAAAATAATATGTAA
- the acpP gene encoding acyl carrier protein: MFEKVREIIADKLSINEADITMESSFVDDLNADSLDLVELMMALEDELNTEIPDEDAEGFKTVGDVVEYLKNHVEE, encoded by the coding sequence ATGTTTGAAAAGGTTAGAGAAATTATAGCAGATAAATTAAGTATTAATGAAGCGGATATAACTATGGAATCTTCTTTTGTTGATGATTTAAATGCAGATTCATTAGATCTAGTTGAGCTTATGATGGCATTAGAAGATGAATTAAATACTGAAATTCCTGATGAAGATGCAGAAGGCTTTAAAACAGTTGGAGATGTAGTAGAGTATTTAAAAAATCATGTTGAAGAATAG
- the rnc gene encoding ribonuclease III: MGKFNIKEVEEAVGVTFNEKNLLKAALTHSSYANQHKDQEYNERLEFLGDAVLQLCITEYLFLNYKEKSEGELTKIRSLIVCENSLYEIGKKLDLGYFIRISRGEELTGGRERASITADAVEALIAAIYLDKGIEYTKDYIIGHFKEIIEKAIKNDIVLDYKTKLQEELQKSGEVSIVYELLKYEGPPHRRKFYTSVIIENKELGRGEGYSKKEAEQNAAKEALRNLEERNE, from the coding sequence ATGGGAAAATTTAATATTAAGGAAGTTGAGGAGGCTGTAGGTGTAACTTTTAATGAAAAAAATTTATTAAAAGCAGCCTTGACACATAGTTCCTATGCTAATCAGCATAAGGATCAAGAATATAATGAAAGGTTAGAATTTTTGGGAGATGCAGTTTTACAGCTATGTATTACTGAATATTTATTTTTAAATTATAAGGAAAAAAGTGAAGGAGAATTAACTAAAATAAGAAGTCTAATAGTTTGTGAAAATTCTCTTTATGAAATTGGTAAAAAATTAGATTTAGGGTATTTTATTAGAATAAGTAGAGGAGAAGAGCTTACTGGAGGTAGAGAAAGGGCTTCTATTACCGCAGATGCTGTTGAGGCATTAATTGCAGCAATATACTTAGATAAGGGGATAGAATATACTAAAGATTATATAATAGGCCATTTTAAAGAAATAATAGAAAAGGCTATTAAAAATGATATTGTTTTAGATTATAAAACAAAACTGCAAGAAGAGCTTCAAAAATCAGGAGAAGTTTCAATAGTATATGAGCTACTAAAATATGAAGGCCCTCCTCATAGGAGAAAATTCTATACTTCTGTAATTATAGAAAATAAAGAATTAGGTAGAGGAGAAGGGTATAGCAAGAAGGAAGCAGAGCAAAATGCAGCAAAAGAAGCCTTAAGAAATTTGGAGGAGAGAAATGAGTAA
- a CDS encoding elongator complex protein 3, translating to MSKKHYIIPIFISHIGCPHQCVFCNQDKIARTLQKEVTAEEVEETIKEYLNTINKNDATVEVSFFGGTFTAIPVNKQKELLKVAKDYKEKGLIDKIRMSTRPDAINRYILNYLKEYKIDIIELGVQSLDNEILRLSGRGHSAEDVEKSSKLIKEFDFVLGHQIMPGLPGDSFEKDIETAKKSIAMKPDICRIYPSLVIKDTPMEEMYYRGVYKPYTLEEAVQISKDIYKLYKEANVNIIRIGLQPTDTITLGKDVISGPFHPAFRELVEGSLICDKIQNCVNPEEDIIIELNSKDLSKLYANKKVFFNKLKAKHRGKINVKINDKVHRDNINIIVLKRIEKLTI from the coding sequence ATGAGTAAAAAACATTATATTATTCCAATATTTATTTCTCATATTGGCTGCCCTCATCAATGTGTTTTTTGTAATCAAGATAAAATAGCAAGAACTTTACAAAAGGAAGTTACTGCAGAGGAAGTTGAAGAAACAATAAAAGAATATTTAAATACTATAAATAAAAATGATGCGACTGTGGAAGTTTCCTTTTTTGGTGGAACCTTTACTGCAATACCTGTTAATAAGCAAAAAGAATTATTAAAGGTGGCGAAAGATTATAAAGAAAAGGGATTAATAGATAAAATTAGGATGTCAACAAGACCTGATGCTATTAATAGATATATTCTAAACTATTTAAAAGAATATAAGATTGATATAATTGAGCTGGGAGTTCAATCTTTAGATAATGAAATTCTTAGACTTTCAGGGAGAGGACATAGTGCTGAAGATGTAGAAAAATCATCTAAACTAATAAAGGAATTTGATTTTGTTTTAGGACATCAAATAATGCCTGGATTGCCGGGAGATAGTTTTGAAAAGGACATAGAAACAGCTAAAAAATCTATTGCAATGAAGCCGGATATATGCAGAATATATCCCTCTCTCGTAATAAAAGATACTCCTATGGAAGAAATGTATTATAGAGGTGTTTACAAACCATATACATTAGAGGAAGCGGTTCAAATTTCTAAAGATATATATAAGCTTTATAAAGAAGCCAATGTAAATATAATAAGAATTGGACTTCAACCAACAGATACAATAACCCTTGGAAAAGATGTAATAAGCGGCCCTTTCCATCCTGCTTTTAGAGAATTAGTTGAAGGAAGCTTAATATGTGATAAAATTCAAAATTGTGTTAATCCGGAAGAAGATATTATTATTGAATTAAATTCTAAAGATTTAAGTAAGCTGTATGCGAATAAAAAAGTATTTTTTAATAAACTTAAAGCGAAGCATAGAGGAAAAATTAACGTTAAAATTAATGATAAAGTGCATAGAGATAATATAAATATAATTGTTTTAAAAAGAATAGAAAAATTAACAATTTAG
- a CDS encoding YceD family protein: MIIEFSDLVSAKSRKKEINVTYDLASFVFDGEEIKFVDPVNVIGEITSISDVLTLKVSIKTKLELNCSRCLEAFIYPIDIDIEERFTNNVELQKEDEIIFVDSNILDIAEVVENIIVSTLPIKRLCTDNCKGLCQKCGKNLNEGSCQCESNDVDLRMAKLQELFANKEV; this comes from the coding sequence ATGATTATAGAATTTTCGGATTTAGTCTCAGCTAAAAGTAGAAAAAAAGAAATAAATGTAACATATGATTTAGCATCTTTTGTTTTTGATGGAGAAGAAATTAAGTTTGTTGATCCTGTTAATGTAATTGGAGAAATAACTTCTATTAGTGATGTTTTGACGCTTAAAGTTTCCATAAAAACAAAATTGGAATTAAATTGTTCAAGATGCCTAGAGGCCTTTATCTATCCAATAGATATTGATATAGAAGAAAGGTTTACAAATAATGTAGAACTTCAAAAAGAAGACGAAATTATTTTTGTAGATAGCAATATATTAGATATTGCAGAAGTAGTTGAAAATATTATAGTTTCAACCTTACCTATTAAGAGACTTTGTACAGACAATTGTAAAGGGCTTTGCCAAAAATGTGGGAAAAATCTTAATGAAGGTTCTTGTCAATGTGAGTCAAATGATGTAGACTTAAGAATGGCAAAGTTACAAGAGTTGTTTGCTAATAAGGAGGTGTAG
- a CDS encoding acetate kinase, translating to MKVLVINCGSSSLKYQLIDMNTEESIAQGLVERIGIEGSVLTQKVEGREKYIIKQPMKDHKVAIQLVLGALVDKENGVISSMDEISAVGHRVVHGGEKFKSSVVINEEVKEYIRECFKLAPLHNPANMIGIEACEELMPNVPMVAVFDNAFHSTMPEKAYLYALPYELYTKHGIRKYGFHGTSHKYVSQKAAELLGKDIKDLKIITCHLGNGSSVTAVKGGVSIDTSMGFTPLEGLAMGTRSGNIDPAIIPFLMKEEGLTIEEVDNLLNKKSGVLGISGISSDFRDIEDAAFKEGVHRAQLALDIFEYKVKATIGAYAAIMGGVDAIVFTAGVGENGPESREGILKGLEFLGVEIDTEKNKVRGKVREISKEGSKVKAFVIPTNEELVIARDTVELISK from the coding sequence ATGAAGGTATTAGTTATTAATTGTGGAAGTTCATCACTTAAATATCAATTAATTGATATGAATACTGAAGAATCAATAGCTCAAGGATTAGTAGAAAGAATAGGAATTGAAGGATCTGTTTTAACTCAAAAGGTTGAAGGAAGAGAAAAATACATAATAAAACAACCTATGAAAGATCATAAAGTTGCAATTCAATTAGTACTTGGTGCATTAGTAGACAAAGAAAATGGAGTAATATCTTCAATGGACGAAATATCAGCAGTTGGCCATAGAGTAGTTCATGGAGGAGAAAAGTTTAAATCATCTGTTGTTATAAATGAAGAAGTTAAAGAATATATAAGAGAATGCTTTAAACTAGCGCCATTACACAACCCAGCAAATATGATTGGTATTGAAGCTTGTGAAGAGTTAATGCCAAATGTTCCTATGGTAGCAGTATTTGATAATGCTTTCCATTCAACTATGCCAGAAAAAGCATATTTATATGCATTACCATATGAATTATACACAAAACATGGAATAAGAAAATATGGTTTCCATGGAACTTCTCATAAATATGTTTCACAAAAAGCAGCTGAATTATTAGGAAAAGATATAAAAGATTTAAAAATTATTACTTGTCATTTAGGAAATGGTTCAAGTGTAACTGCTGTTAAGGGAGGCGTTTCTATTGATACATCAATGGGCTTTACACCTCTTGAGGGATTAGCTATGGGAACAAGATCTGGTAATATAGATCCTGCTATAATACCTTTCTTAATGAAGGAAGAAGGATTAACTATTGAAGAAGTAGATAACTTATTAAACAAGAAATCAGGAGTTTTAGGTATATCAGGAATCAGTTCAGACTTCAGAGATATAGAAGATGCTGCCTTTAAAGAAGGTGTTCATAGAGCTCAACTTGCCTTAGATATATTTGAATATAAAGTAAAAGCAACAATTGGTGCATATGCAGCTATTATGGGTGGTGTTGATGCAATAGTATTTACTGCTGGAGTAGGAGAAAATGGTCCAGAATCAAGAGAAGGAATTTTAAAGGGATTAGAGTTCCTAGGAGTTGAAATAGATACAGAAAAAAATAAGGTAAGAGGAAAAGTAAGAGAAATTTCAAAAGAAGGTTCTAAAGTAAAAGCTTTTGTTATTCCAACTAATGAAGAATTAGTTATTGCAAGAGATACTGTTGAATTAATCAGCAAATAA
- the pta gene encoding phosphate acetyltransferase, with product MELMNKLWESAKADKKRIVLPEGDEERTLKAAEKIHKLGLAYPVLVGNIDEIKRKAENLGVNLEGIEIIDPNTSEKLEEYVNKFYELRKNKGMTLEKSNQIVRDPLYFGTMMVKLDDADGMVSGAVHTTGDLLRPGLQIVKTAPGVSVVSSFFIMMVPNAKYGEEGMLLFSDCAVNPNPTAEQLAAIAIATADTAKNLCGIEPRVAMLSFSTMGSAGGELVEKVRKATEIAKELRADLLIDGELQLDAAIVESVAAQKAPNSKVAGKANVLIFPDLQSGNIGYKLVQRFANAEAIGPMCQGFAKPINDLSRGCSVEDIVNVVALTAVQAQSIK from the coding sequence ATGGAACTTATGAATAAATTATGGGAGTCAGCAAAAGCTGACAAAAAAAGAATAGTTCTTCCAGAAGGTGATGAGGAAAGAACATTAAAAGCGGCAGAAAAAATACACAAATTGGGTTTAGCATATCCAGTTTTAGTTGGAAATATTGATGAAATAAAAAGAAAAGCTGAAAATTTAGGGGTAAATTTAGAAGGAATAGAAATTATTGATCCTAATACTTCAGAAAAATTAGAAGAATATGTTAATAAGTTCTATGAGTTAAGAAAAAATAAGGGAATGACTCTAGAAAAATCAAATCAAATAGTAAGAGATCCATTATATTTCGGAACAATGATGGTTAAATTAGATGATGCAGATGGAATGGTTTCAGGAGCAGTTCATACTACTGGTGATTTATTAAGACCAGGATTACAAATTGTTAAAACAGCACCAGGTGTTTCAGTAGTTTCAAGTTTCTTTATAATGATGGTACCAAATGCTAAATATGGAGAAGAAGGTATGTTATTATTCTCAGACTGTGCTGTAAATCCAAATCCAACAGCTGAACAATTAGCTGCGATAGCAATAGCAACAGCTGATACAGCAAAGAACCTTTGCGGTATTGAACCTAGAGTAGCAATGTTATCTTTCTCAACAATGGGAAGTGCAGGTGGAGAATTAGTAGAAAAGGTAAGAAAAGCAACAGAGATCGCTAAGGAATTAAGAGCTGATTTACTAATTGATGGAGAATTGCAATTAGATGCAGCTATAGTTGAAAGTGTGGCAGCTCAAAAAGCTCCAAACAGCAAAGTTGCTGGAAAAGCAAATGTTCTTATTTTTCCAGACTTACAAAGTGGAAATATAGGATATAAATTAGTTCAAAGATTTGCAAATGCTGAAGCTATAGGGCCAATGTGTCAAGGCTTTGCAAAACCAATAAATGATTTATCAAGAGGATGCAGTGTTGAGGACATAGTTAATGTTGTTGCATTAACAGCAGTTCAAGCACAATCAATAAAATAA
- a CDS encoding nucleotidyltransferase: MNITGIITEYNPFHKGHLYHLNSAIKTTNCDGIVCIMSGNFVQRGGPAIIDKYKRAEIAVLNGVDLVLELPCFYSVSSAEFFAKGSVSILNSIGVVNNIFFGSECGDIEKLKYIANFLTNEPNEFKAEIKNNLNLGLTYAKAREISLNKFLKDDSLKDILKSSNNILAIEYIKALIKLNSNIVPLTLKREGSNYNDKNFTSIFASATSIREYLKKNMELDKINNYLPITTINYLENLKAGNYKFVFEEDMYKYIKYRILSNNINFENLQEVKEGLDNKIIKEIYTSNSFDDFILNIKSKRYTYTKISRLLTQIFLSFDTYNYMELLDENNLYARILAFNENGRKIIKEMKKKSQIPIITKISKGNNNPLLNLDINATKTYSILNSSLDPLSDFLTNPIIND; this comes from the coding sequence ATGAATATTACTGGAATAATTACTGAATATAATCCTTTTCACAAAGGACATTTGTATCACTTAAATAGTGCAATAAAAACAACTAATTGTGATGGAATTGTTTGTATTATGAGTGGAAATTTCGTTCAAAGAGGCGGCCCTGCTATTATAGATAAATATAAGAGAGCTGAAATTGCAGTCTTAAATGGAGTAGATTTAGTTTTAGAATTACCCTGCTTTTATTCTGTATCTTCTGCAGAATTTTTTGCTAAAGGTTCAGTTTCAATTTTAAATTCTATAGGTGTGGTAAATAATATTTTCTTTGGAAGTGAATGTGGTGATATAGAAAAGCTAAAATATATTGCTAACTTTTTAACAAATGAACCTAATGAATTTAAAGCCGAAATAAAAAATAATTTAAATCTAGGACTAACTTATGCAAAAGCAAGAGAAATATCCTTAAATAAATTTCTTAAAGATGATTCTTTAAAGGATATATTAAAAAGTTCTAATAATATTTTAGCTATAGAATATATTAAAGCTCTAATTAAGCTTAATAGTAATATTGTTCCTTTAACATTAAAAAGAGAAGGATCAAACTATAATGATAAAAACTTTACTTCTATCTTTGCTTCTGCAACAAGTATACGAGAATATCTTAAAAAAAATATGGAGTTAGATAAAATTAATAATTATCTTCCCATTACTACTATTAATTACCTTGAAAATTTAAAAGCTGGTAATTATAAATTTGTATTTGAAGAAGATATGTATAAGTATATTAAATATAGAATATTGAGCAATAATATAAATTTTGAAAATTTACAAGAAGTAAAAGAAGGATTAGACAATAAAATTATTAAAGAAATCTATACAAGTAATTCTTTTGACGATTTTATTTTGAATATTAAGAGCAAAAGATACACCTATACTAAAATTTCAAGATTGTTAACTCAGATTTTTCTTTCCTTTGATACTTACAATTATATGGAACTATTAGATGAGAATAATCTTTATGCAAGAATACTTGCCTTTAATGAAAATGGAAGAAAAATTATTAAAGAAATGAAGAAAAAATCTCAAATACCTATTATTACTAAAATCTCAAAAGGAAATAATAATCCTCTTTTAAATTTAGATATTAATGCAACTAAGACATATTCAATATTAAACAGTTCATTGGACCCATTAAGTGATTTTTTAACTAATCCTATAATAAATGATTAA
- the smc gene encoding chromosome segregation protein SMC codes for MFLKSIEIRGFKSFADKTTLNFKEGVTAVVGPNGSGKSNISDAVRWVLGEQSAKTLRGGKMEDVIFAGTQYRKPVGLAQVSLTLDNSDNSLETEYSEITVTRRIFRSGETEYLINNQKCRLKDINNLFMDTGIGKEGYSLIGQGKIEAILSGKAEDRRALLEEAAGIVKYKTRKEEAERRLENTENNLVRIRDIIHTYEERIEPLREEREKALKYKALADELKIKEVSLLVESIRKVEKDLEEIKRDIDNRTKEITGKREELENEKKDFINFEKAIETLENKNKNEKEEYYDKKDELNENHRNIEIFKERISNLEGAINKSLLEINELENSLNSLQEERNILLENLQEKIKEQVKKDNDINIMENNIKSILKNIEEFEREISIIKDEEFDFLSKISESKNKIALLNKEISNKEQIALNSENSIKVIKDNIKINLATIEGLRRKITECKEDKRKLEEKILSDKKKLSILIKDRSISENKIREISKNINMLEGKLGTLKDLEKNYEGYNLSVKRLMERIQEGKIKGAQDTKVLGEIFQVEKKYETAIEIALGGNISNIITRDEEVAKQLINYLKANSLGRATFLPLNIIKGNKLSLSKEIKNVEGFLGLAAELLIFDSKYKEIIDYALGKTIITSDMDSALKVSKLYNHKVKVVTLEGEVINPGGALTGGSIYNKNKGSILGRKRELQELEENINTNKKEYTYEFENLNKLKSEIKELDEKILNYNDELHIKNIDIAKFESEELVLDKEKHKLKSSLEVAENEISMNKDSLEKLKLELDKNKEILIDLEKNSIESKSRASELEKKIIEKRKLYDTKKEEVVKIKINKASLDESIYSTQSEIKRKEKEVIERKEKINKLNIEIEDQKLTIEKLEKEIEEKLKLTVLIDNRLKELEEVFKRDEINRISLKDKSKIKNEIINKLVEEIQYKESELNKREIASAKLENEKENCYKKLNEEQNLTLAEACEISEDIINITEVKDCIKNLKNKIASIGVVNLMAISEYDEVCEKYEFMSKQEEDLNKSKEELITVINEMTEKMKELFIENFKKINENFNETFRELFKGGNAELILGEGDELSANIDINVQPPGKKLQNINLMSGGEKVLSAIALLFSILKMKPTPFCILDEIEAALDDANVIRYAEFLKKFSEKIQFIVITHRKGTMEASDILYGVTMEEKGVSKVVSVDLNSRN; via the coding sequence ATGTTTTTAAAATCCATAGAAATAAGGGGTTTTAAATCCTTTGCAGATAAAACCACATTAAATTTTAAAGAAGGCGTTACTGCTGTAGTGGGACCAAATGGTAGTGGTAAAAGTAATATATCAGATGCAGTAAGATGGGTTCTTGGAGAACAAAGTGCTAAAACTTTAAGAGGCGGAAAGATGGAAGATGTTATTTTCGCTGGAACTCAATATAGGAAGCCTGTTGGATTAGCTCAAGTATCTTTAACCTTAGACAACTCTGATAATTCTTTAGAAACAGAATACTCTGAGATTACAGTTACGAGAAGGATTTTTAGATCTGGTGAAACTGAATATTTAATAAATAATCAAAAATGTAGACTAAAAGATATCAATAATTTATTTATGGATACAGGTATAGGGAAGGAAGGATATTCTCTTATTGGACAAGGTAAAATTGAGGCGATATTAAGTGGAAAGGCTGAAGATAGAAGAGCACTTTTAGAGGAAGCAGCAGGGATTGTTAAATATAAAACTAGAAAAGAAGAAGCAGAACGTAGATTAGAGAATACAGAAAATAATTTGGTCAGAATAAGAGATATTATACATACTTACGAAGAAAGAATAGAACCTTTAAGGGAAGAAAGGGAGAAGGCTTTAAAGTATAAAGCTTTAGCTGATGAATTAAAGATAAAAGAAGTATCCCTTTTAGTTGAAAGCATTAGAAAAGTAGAAAAAGATTTAGAAGAAATTAAAAGGGATATAGATAATAGAACTAAAGAAATAACAGGAAAAAGAGAAGAGCTAGAAAATGAGAAAAAAGATTTTATTAATTTTGAAAAGGCTATAGAAACTTTAGAAAATAAAAATAAAAATGAAAAAGAAGAATATTATGATAAGAAAGATGAGTTAAATGAAAATCATAGAAATATTGAAATATTTAAAGAAAGAATATCAAATTTAGAAGGTGCAATAAATAAAAGTCTATTAGAAATTAATGAGCTAGAAAATTCGTTAAATTCTTTACAAGAGGAAAGGAATATTCTTCTTGAAAATCTTCAAGAAAAGATAAAAGAACAAGTAAAAAAAGATAATGATATTAATATTATGGAAAATAATATTAAATCTATATTGAAAAACATTGAAGAATTTGAAAGAGAAATATCAATTATTAAAGACGAGGAATTTGATTTTTTAAGTAAGATTTCTGAGAGCAAAAATAAAATTGCTTTATTAAATAAAGAGATTTCAAATAAAGAACAAATAGCTTTAAACTCAGAAAATTCAATAAAAGTAATTAAAGATAATATAAAGATAAATTTAGCTACTATTGAAGGTTTAAGAAGAAAAATTACTGAATGTAAAGAAGATAAGAGAAAGCTTGAGGAAAAAATATTATCAGATAAGAAAAAACTAAGTATTTTAATTAAAGATAGATCCATAAGTGAAAATAAAATTAGAGAAATATCTAAAAATATTAATATGTTAGAGGGAAAACTTGGAACCCTAAAGGATTTAGAAAAAAATTATGAAGGATATAATCTTTCAGTAAAGAGGCTTATGGAGAGAATACAAGAGGGTAAAATAAAAGGGGCTCAAGATACAAAAGTTCTAGGAGAAATTTTTCAAGTAGAGAAAAAATATGAAACTGCCATTGAAATAGCCTTAGGTGGAAATATTTCTAATATAATTACTAGAGATGAAGAAGTGGCCAAACAATTAATTAATTATCTAAAGGCAAATTCTCTAGGAAGAGCAACCTTCTTACCATTAAATATTATTAAGGGCAATAAGTTAAGCCTTTCAAAAGAAATTAAGAATGTAGAAGGATTTTTAGGACTAGCCGCTGAGTTATTGATTTTTGATTCAAAATATAAAGAAATTATAGATTATGCTTTAGGTAAAACTATTATCACTTCGGACATGGATTCAGCGTTAAAAGTATCAAAACTTTATAATCATAAAGTAAAGGTTGTAACATTAGAGGGAGAAGTAATAAACCCAGGTGGAGCTCTAACTGGTGGTAGTATTTATAATAAAAATAAGGGAAGTATCCTAGGTAGAAAAAGGGAACTTCAAGAACTGGAAGAAAATATTAATACTAACAAAAAGGAATACACTTACGAGTTTGAGAATTTAAATAAATTAAAATCAGAAATAAAAGAATTAGATGAAAAAATTCTAAATTATAATGACGAGCTTCATATTAAAAATATTGATATTGCTAAATTTGAAAGCGAAGAATTAGTTTTAGATAAAGAAAAACATAAGCTTAAGTCATCTTTAGAAGTGGCTGAAAATGAAATAAGTATGAATAAAGATAGTCTAGAAAAGTTAAAATTAGAACTAGACAAAAATAAGGAAATATTAATCGACCTCGAAAAGAATAGCATTGAAAGTAAGAGTAGAGCTTCAGAATTAGAAAAAAAAATAATTGAGAAAAGAAAGCTTTATGATACAAAAAAAGAAGAAGTTGTTAAAATAAAAATTAATAAGGCATCTTTAGATGAAAGTATATATAGTACACAAAGCGAAATAAAACGCAAAGAAAAAGAAGTAATAGAAAGAAAAGAAAAAATAAATAAATTAAATATAGAAATTGAAGATCAAAAATTAACTATTGAGAAATTAGAAAAAGAAATAGAAGAAAAATTAAAACTTACTGTACTTATTGATAATAGATTAAAGGAATTAGAAGAAGTATTTAAAAGAGATGAAATTAATAGAATAAGTTTAAAGGATAAGTCAAAAATAAAAAATGAAATTATTAATAAATTGGTAGAAGAAATTCAATATAAAGAAAGTGAATTAAATAAAAGAGAAATTGCTTCTGCTAAGCTTGAAAATGAAAAAGAGAATTGTTATAAAAAACTTAATGAAGAACAAAACCTAACATTAGCAGAAGCTTGCGAGATATCAGAAGATATTATTAATATTACAGAAGTTAAAGACTGTATTAAAAATTTAAAAAATAAAATAGCTAGCATAGGTGTAGTAAACTTGATGGCTATATCAGAATATGATGAAGTCTGTGAAAAGTATGAATTTATGTCAAAACAAGAAGAGGATTTAAATAAGTCTAAAGAAGAATTAATTACAGTAATAAATGAAATGACAGAAAAAATGAAGGAACTCTTCATTGAAAACTTTAAAAAAATAAATGAAAATTTTAATGAAACCTTTAGAGAATTATTTAAAGGAGGAAATGCTGAACTTATATTAGGAGAAGGGGATGAGCTTTCTGCTAATATAGACATAAATGTTCAACCGCCAGGTAAAAAGCTTCAAAACATAAATTTAATGTCAGGTGGGGAAAAGGTATTATCAGCTATAGCTTTATTATTTTCTATTCTTAAAATGAAGCCAACTCCTTTCTGTATATTAGATGAAATTGAGGCAGCTTTAGATGATGCCAATGTTATTAGATATGCTGAATTTCTAAAGAAATTCTCAGAAAAAATTCAATTTATAGTAATAACTCATAGAAAAGGAACTATGGAAGCTAGTGATATTTTATATGGCGTTACTATGGAGGAAAAAGGAGTATCAAAGGTTGTATCAGTAGACTTAAACAGTAGAAATTAG
- the rpmF gene encoding 50S ribosomal protein L32, translating to MGNPARKTYRAKRNSRRAQTFKASLPGIVECPQCHEMKLAHRVCKNCGFYNGKEVVASSEE from the coding sequence ATGGGAAATCCTGCTAGAAAAACATATAGAGCAAAGAGAAATTCAAGAAGAGCTCAAACTTTTAAAGCGAGCTTACCTGGTATAGTTGAATGTCCACAATGTCATGAAATGAAATTAGCTCACAGAGTTTGTAAAAATTGTGGCTTCTATAATGGGAAAGAAGTAGTTGCTTCATCAGAAGAATAA